A segment of the Leptolyngbya sp. NIES-3755 genome:
CCAAAAAAACCGTTGAGCAAATCATCGACCGTGGCAATGACTACGTGATTGCCGTCAAGAAGAATCAACCCAAGCTTTACGAATGGATTGCAACCCAGTTTGAGCAGCATCCTGCTGATAGCATCGCAGATGACATTGAACATACGAGAAACCGCACCACGCAGCGCACGGTCAGTGTTCTGAAACCCCTGCCTGGATTGGATGCAGCTTGGGTAGGTGTGCAGCGCTTGATTCGCGTCGAGCGCACGGGTATTCGTGGCGCTGAGCCAGTTCACGAAACCATGTTCTACTTTAGTTCCTTGGCGACGGATGCCGAAGAACTGAGCCGTCGTGTCCGAGAGCATTGGCACATTGAGAATCGCCTCCACTATCCGAAAGATGTCGTCATGCGTGAGGACATCGCTCCGCTCTGTGATGGCTATGCTCCAGCTAATTTTGCAATCCTCCGCACAATCGCCCTTAACTTGTTTCGATTGCATGGTTTTGCCTCCATCACGAAAGGCATTCGTCATCTGGCTCACAACATTTCTCACCTCTTTTCTTTTCTTCAATGAATCAGCCCTGCCTCAGCGAAGTGGGGTAGGGAAGGATAGCGCGGCGTTGACGAATTGTGCCCTTAACCGACGCGAAACGCAGTGAGCAAGGGCTTAGGCACGGTGAGGAAACGCCATTTAATCTTTTGGATGAGGAAGCCGCTTGATATAGTCCCGAATAATTTGAGACATTGACCAACCTTTAGATTCTGCAAAGCTCTGCAATTTAGCCATTTCTGTTTCTGACAGCCTGACTTTTAGCCACTTTTCTCTAGTCATCATTGTGGGTATTTTGTGGGTATAATGAAGTCATGCTAACACGACGTATTACCTTTCGCCTGTATCCGAAACCCGTTCAGGAAGCCAAGCTTTTTGAGTGGAGACGGCTGCATGCGTATTTGTACAACAGCGCGTTAGCAGACAGAAAATACAGCTATCAGAAGCAGGGTGAGTCGGTTGATTACTTTGATCAACAGAATCGACTACCCGCATTTAAGGAAGTCTGGGCAGAGTATAAAGAGTTAGGCTCTCACGCTCTACAAGCAACCTTAAAGCGGGTAGATTTTGCTTTCGTGCGCTTTTTTAAGGGCTTGGGTGGATATCCTCGATTCAAGTCAATTCGCAACTATTCAGGCTGGACATACCCCTGCACATCGGGTTGGAAAGCTCACACGACGGGCGATAACGGGTATTTGAAATTGTCCAATTTGGGACAGATTCAGATGCGTGGAAAAGCTCGGCAATGGGGCACTCCTAGCACTTGCACGATTGTTTACAAGCATGGCAAGTGGTTTGCATCCATCACGGTTAAATGTGAACCAGTTCGCGAAACCGGAATGGGTGCTGTCGGGATTGATTTTGGCTGCCTAACTGCCGCCGCAATGAGTGATGGCACGATGATCGAAAATCCTCGATTCATGGCGACCACTCAGGCAAAAATTAAGAAGGCATCGAAACAGAAACGGAGAAAGCACTCACCAAATTTCAAGCAGAAAATCAAAGCCTCGAAGCGCTGGAAGAAAGCATCTAAAAAAGTAGCCAAGCTTCAGCGCAAAGTTGCGAACCAGAGACAGGATTGGGTACACAAACAGGCATCAGAGATTGTGAGCCGTAATCGCCTCGTTGCCACCGAGAAACTCAATCTTAAAGGGATGACCGCAAAAGCCAAAAAAGGGAAACGCAAGCGTCAGAAGACGGGCTTAAATCGTTCGATTCTAGATGTGGGAATGGGAATGTTTCGGAAAGCTTTGGAATACAAGCTCATCGAAGCGGGTGGCGTGTTTGTTGAAGTACCAACCCAGAAAGTTAAACCATCTCAGACTTGCCCAAATTGCGGTCATCAAGAAAAGAAAGACTTGTCGCAGCGTGTTCATCAATGCGTCCAATGCGGATGCACAGAGGACAGGGATATCGCGGCTGCAAAAGTCATGCTCAATTGGGCGTTGGGGTTAGGAACTAGCCTCACAAACGCAGAGCCGCCAAGCTCTACTTCAGACACTCGTTCTACGGGATCTCTGAGGCAACTTGGGGCGAAGAAGCGTCAGAAACTCTTGGCTGTAGGCGAAGCGGAAACTCCCCGCTCAGCTTGCGGCGGTGAGTAGTTCATTCAAGGTGAATTTTCCCACTGAGCGGTGAGTTTGCGGAAATTGTACTGGTTCGCTCCAGGATGGCAACTGACACAGCTTGAAAGCGGGACCGATCGAGATAATTCAACTCGCGGATGCAGAATCTTGAACGCCTTCGACTCGCCAAATCTGAATGGAATTCGCTCACCTTCAACGACTTGGCGGGAGAACGTTCTGAGATAGGTCCAGACTAGCGATCGAGCAGGTTCTTCCAGCGGATTCAACGTCGCTCCATAATGTTGAGGATCGCGCAGCAACTCTCTCCAAGTCTGAGTCGGAAACGCAGCGGGCGGAATTCCAATATGACAAGTGGCGCAATTTTCTAGATACGCTTGCTGTCCTAATTTGAGATTTCCAGTCACAACATCGACCGTTCCGATCTCAGCCGAATTTTTTGGCGTTTCAACGGCTTGAGCGAGTCCCCATCCCAGAATTAAACTCCAAATCAATAAAATTCCAATTAAGATGACGGGAGAACGTCTCCGAATTCGACGGGATTTGGACGGAACAGACTTGGACATATCACTCACGTTGAATCCGGTTGAACTAGATCAGATAATACGGCAGCAGGGGCACTGACTGACGATCGACGAATTTTGTTTCTTTGGATCGAAAACTTTCTCAGGTCAAAGTGCTACATTCGCAACGGATATCAAAATCAATTTTGGATACAACAGAATTTCACGCACATTTTGGGATATCAGGATGGATTGTAGTCACGTTCAACTTTGCGATCGCAAAAGTCAAATCGATTTAGTTCAACTTCAGGCGTTATTTCAAGTTGCGGCATTTTGGGCAGGCGATCGGAAAACTGAAGATTTAGCGATCGCGATTAAACATAGTGATCCGGTGATTTCGGCTTGGGATGGCGATCGATTAATTGGATTTGCTCGTGCAACTTCGGACGGCGTTTATCGTGCCACGATTTGGGATGTGGTTGTGCATCCGGATTTTCAAGGGGCGGGACTCGGACGCAAATTAGTTCAAACCGTTTTGAGTCATCCTCATGTGTCGAAAGTGGAACGGCTCTATTTGATGACGACGAATCAGCAGGAGTTTTATAAGCGGATTGGCTTTGAAGTGAACCAAACAACCACAATGGTGTATTTCAATCAGCCGTTGGTACTGCCGCCTTCTCCGGTCGAAGTCGAATGTGATATCGGATAAGCAAAATGCCCGGAGCCTGTACAACTCCGGGCACTGTTTTAGATTAGAAGTCGATCGCTAGTTTGCGACACCTGCGGGGAATTTGACTTCACCAGGCGTTTCATTATCCGACTCAACGCGCTTGCCTTGAATGAACGAACGCAGCATCCATGCCATTTCTTCGTGCTGTTCCATCATTCCGGTGAGGAAGTCAGCGGTTCCTTCATCATGGAACTCTTCGGAACAACGATCGATATGTTCGCGCAAGTTGCGGATGATCAATTCGTGGTCTTCGACTAGGTTCTCGACCATTTTCGAGGAAGGAGGAACTTCGCCGGTGTGCTCTTTGATCGAGGAGTATTCGACAAAGCCCGCAGCGGTTCCAATCGGATAATCGCCCAACTGACGAACGCGCTCTGCAATTTGGTCGATCGCTTCATTCAAAATCGTGTACTGCTCTTCCCAAATTTCGTGCAAAGAGCGGAATTCAGGACCCGTGACATCCCAGTGATATTTTTTCGTTTTGATCAAAAGCAAGTTTTCGTCTGCCAAGTCGCGATTTAGCATTTCGCATACACCTTGGCGCTGTTCATCACTTAATCCAATATTGATTTTACGCATGACAATCACTCTCTACCTTTTTGGGTTTCATCTTCGAGTTGACCAAATTTTGAGAAAAGCGGCATCAGTCGGAGGTGAGAACGAAAAAATCGTCAATTCTATCTTCAGAACGTTTTAGGTTCGATCGCTTTCTTCAGCCTGCGATTCAGCAAAGTCAACTTTGTTGTACAAATCTGCAATGAGAATTCGACAAGGCACAGAAGATAACGATCAAACTGTAGAATCATGCAATACATCTCCTTAAATCGGACTAACTTTGGCGCGGTACAACAGTCGATCGTATTGTCGATATCCCGCATACCGAACGCGAACTAAATCGCCCGCTTCTGCTGTTCCGCCCATTAATTGATGCTGTTGTGGATCATAAGGAATTTCAGAGCCGACGATCGCAGTTTGCTCGATTCCCCATTGTTGTAATAATTGCTCGATCGGACGCACTAATGGAAGGAGTTTAACCGCTGGAGCTTGTGGATTTTGTTGAGCCGCATACGCCGCCGCAGACCACTGAATCAGCCACGGTTCCAAGGTTTGTAAGCTCGATTGTTGGAACTCTTGTAGTAATGTTTCGTGCTGTTCTGAGAGTTGGATTTTTAATCGATCGTATTCTTTTTGAATAGCTGGCATCAGATCGAACAGTGCAAGCAGATCAGCCAAAGAGAGTCCTAACCTTGCTGCAAATTGAGTGAGCGTTTCTAATCGGAGTTGTTGAAGTTCTCCGCGACGTAGTTTGAGTAGTTGCTTCTCAGAAATGCCAGTCCGATCGCGTAATTCTCGGAGCGTTTTGAGATTGTGCGATCGCATTAATTTCCGAATCTGAGGGGTGTAATCTGCCATAGCTAACACAGTTTCTTTCAACTGTATCAGAGTGGTTTGCTGCTAATGCGATCGATGATCCAACGTCGATGTTTAATTGCGAAAAAAATGTACAAACTAATCAAAATGATGAAACAAGTACTTCCTAATGCGTTGTAAGTTCCAATGATTTTCTGATCGCTCCAGTTATACACTTCACTGAGTTGGTTCATATCACCGCCAGCATCCCCATCTCCAAATAAAAGCGAACCCCAAGGAATTGATTCGGTTCCTTTCTTGATCTGCTGCCAGCGAGAGAATGCTGCCCAAAATGTATTTGCACCCACAATGATAAATGGATATCTCCAGAAATCCCAGCGCCAATAGTTTGGTAATTGAAAATAGAATCCAGCAATCATCAAAGCACTCAGATAGAATTCGCCACCAATCCCACCGAATGAGAGCCACATTTCAAAGTGATAAGCGGATTGAATCCAGGTCATTACAAACTGAAGAATGGTGCAAATCACAGCGAAAATCATCGTCGATCGCTTTTTCTCTTTCCAACCTGCATAGAACAATAATCCGAGTAAAAAGAGAATTCCGAAATAGACAAACAGCGATCGCTCCAATGCCACATTCGTCCAACCAAATGGAAGCGGAATCGCTCGTCGTCCAGAAAACCAAGCCACGACAGCATGACCCACTTCATGCACCCAAAGCTGAAATGGAAACAACAGAACTCTAGTGAACCCAAGCGATTGAAACAGCACCGAAGTACAGATCGCAACTGGAAAAGCTAAAAGCAAGATGTAGCGATTTTTGAAAGAATAAGGGTTGCAATCATCCTCTGAAATTGCATCAATCTCGAATTGTTTTTTCCAAATCACTGATTTTGTCGATCGCATTCCATAAATCACGATCGATTTAATCTCAGGCAGCTCTAATCCGCTTAATTGCTGATAAATAAAATCCGCGTAATCTGCTTTTGAATTCGTTTTGAAAAAGATTTGAATTGTATCTGCTTGGAGTTTGACATGAAACGGCTCTGGATCAAGTTGCTGAAGCAATTTCGTAATTTGCTCAACGAGCGGCGATGCAGATGGAGTCGATCGATATATCTCTTCTCGAATCCGATCGTAAGCCGCTTTTAGTAAAACTTTTTCCTGCTTTGCCCCTTGCTGAATTTTCTCCATGACTTTTTTCGAGTATGCCGTATCTAAATCTGCGATCGAACTTTCCGGATGAACCTCCAGCAGCGCGTAACATTGCTCCAATGGCATCTCATTCATATCGGGGGAAGGGGCGAGTTTTCTCAATCAGAATTCCCGATCTGGGGAGATCAAATGCGATTCAAATGTTGCGAAATGTCAGAAAAAACGGTTTCGTTGCGCGGTATGGTAGTAAGATTTGAAACCGATATCTCAGAACTAGGCAGATTCATATCTTTAATTTCTGTCTTTCAACCATCATCAGGTGCGATCGAGCAAACTTGAATCCTTAAATGTTCGACTTAACTGCATTTATCAGGTTTAGTACGGATACTGCATCACCCTAACTGCGATCGTAAAAGAGGAAACGTGAATGTTTTTTAGGTCTAGCCGAAAATCCTCCTGGTCTAGCCGTTCGCTATATCAGAAGAAAAAGGCATTGCCAAAACGGTGGATTGTTCTCTCTGTTCCGCTCGTGTTGATTGGGCTAGAACTGTTGGCACGTCTCGCGGTCGGTGTCACAGGCAAAACGGCTGAATTTAATGCGTTTGAAGGCGAACCCCTGAATGTCACTGCTTATCGATTGAAGTTTCTTGACCAGCAAGGAAGAGCGTTTGATGGTCTGCCCGATCACGGTCAACTGACAGTGAAACGCAGTCCAATGCTGGGCTACCGATTGATGGGAAATCAACAAAATTCAGTCTGGAAAATCAATGAGCAAGGCTACCGAGCCGATCAGCCGATTAGCGTCACTAAACCAAAAGACGAAGTGCGGATTTTTATGCTTGGTGGTTCAGCCGCATTTGGACAACTGAGTTCGAGTAATCAAAGTACGATCGCAGCTCAACTTGAAAACCGTCTAAATCAACAAGTTGCCGCTCAAAAAGCAACACCAGCAAAGTTCCGCCCAGACACATTGCCTTACTTTGCGGATGAGTTAGAAAAAGCGCTGAAATTGCCCCCTCGGATTCGAGAAACCCGTTACCGAGTGGTGAATGCTGCGGTTCCAGGATATGCGTCAGGCAATGAATTGGCGAAACTAGCATTTGAAGTGTTGCCGTATCAACCGGATGCGATCGTGTTGATGAATGGTTATTCTGATCTACTCCTCCCTAGCGCAAATGAGGGGGTCGATGTGCCAGAGATCGAATCGATGATGGAAAGTGCGCCGCGTCATTTGATGTCGAGTTGGGGCAATCAGTTGAGTAATTTCTTTCATCAGTTCTATCTGGTTAAAGGGGTTCAATACCTGATATTTCGTCCCCAAATGGCGTTTATGCAGTTGATTCCACCCAGTGAAGCTCCCGTACAAGATCGCTTAACCACCGATACCAAAGAGCTAGAACGACGAGTCGATCGCTATCGTCAAAATGTTCAGCAAGTGTCTCGACTGGCGACCGCTTCCAAGATTCCCTTGTTTGTTGCACTTCAGCCCGAAGTTTCCTCACGAGCTTCAAAACCTGCTGGACGGGAAAAAGAAATTCTTGAGCAGTTAGGCTCTCGTTATCCAGATCAGATCAAATCAGGCTACGGCAAGCTACAGAATGCGATCGAGCAAGTGAAACGGGATGCTCCTGGAACCGCCACGTTGAATTTAACGGAAACGGTCAATGCGACTCAAGGCGAAGTTTTCCAAGATGCGATCCACTTAACTGATGGTGCAAATCGTGCGATCGCGAATCGATTATTTGATGCGATCGTGCCTAGATTGCACGTTCAGCCAAAACCGTATACTGGAGGAAATGTTCCCCCGTCGTAGGTGAAGTTTGAATTGTTGCCTGGGCGAATAGAATTCGCAGCTAAACAGACAAAGTGTACCTTCGCAGACTAACAGCCAGTTTTTGAAATTCGATCGACAATTTTTCCAGATCTAGAGTTAACTGCTGCTCAGATCTTTGCAATGGCGGATTAGACATCATAGCGGCGTGGTGTATAGACCCAAACGCCCCCATCAGAACGCGGAATCGATCGCGTTTTACTTGATCCAATTAGAATTACGGTTCTCATATCGGCATCGTCGATCGACAAATCTCCTAATCGTTTTACCTGTGTTTGTTGTCCCGGTCTACCTAAATTTCGAGCGAGAACAATCGGTGTATCGGGAGTGCGATAGTTCAATAACAGATGTTTCGCTTTCTCTAATTGCCAGGTGCGAGTTTTGGAAATGGGATTGTAAAAAGCGATCGCAAAATCTGCCTGAGCCGCTGCACAAATACGATCGGCAATAATTTCCCAAGGCTTGAGAATGTCTGAGAGTGAAATCGCACAGAAATCATGTCCCAACGGTGCGCCCACTTGAGCGGCGGCGGCTTGCATCGCGGAAATTCCAGGACAAACTTGAATGTCGATCGAGTTCCATTCCGGTTTACGATCGCGCTCTAAGACTTCAAATACTGCCGCTGCCATTGCATAAATGCCTGGATCACCAGAAGACACCATGACAACGGATCGCCCTTCAGCCGCCAAATTTAGAGCTAATGCTGCTCGATCGAGTTCTTCTCGGTTATCAAACACATGAATTTGCTGTGTGGTGCGAAGC
Coding sequences within it:
- a CDS encoding transposase (similar to AA sequence:cyanobase_aa:MAE37920) produces the protein MPCTPKKTVEQIIDRGNDYVIAVKKNQPKLYEWIATQFEQHPADSIADDIEHTRNRTTQRTVSVLKPLPGLDAAWVGVQRLIRVERTGIRGAEPVHETMFYFSSLATDAEELSRRVREHWHIENRLHYPKDVVMREDIAPLCDGYAPANFAILRTIALNLFRLHGFASITKGIRHLAHNISHLFSFLQ
- a CDS encoding GDSL-like lipase/acylhydrolase domain protein (similar to AA sequence:cyanobase_aa:LBDG_53980) — its product is MFFRSSRKSSWSSRSLYQKKKALPKRWIVLSVPLVLIGLELLARLAVGVTGKTAEFNAFEGEPLNVTAYRLKFLDQQGRAFDGLPDHGQLTVKRSPMLGYRLMGNQQNSVWKINEQGYRADQPISVTKPKDEVRIFMLGGSAAFGQLSSSNQSTIAAQLENRLNQQVAAQKATPAKFRPDTLPYFADELEKALKLPPRIRETRYRVVNAAVPGYASGNELAKLAFEVLPYQPDAIVLMNGYSDLLLPSANEGVDVPEIESMMESAPRHLMSSWGNQLSNFFHQFYLVKGVQYLIFRPQMAFMQLIPPSEAPVQDRLTTDTKELERRVDRYRQNVQQVSRLATASKIPLFVALQPEVSSRASKPAGREKEILEQLGSRYPDQIKSGYGKLQNAIEQVKRDAPGTATLNLTETVNATQGEVFQDAIHLTDGANRAIANRLFDAIVPRLHVQPKPYTGGNVPPS
- a CDS encoding hypothetical protein (hypothetical protein LYNGBM3L_33670;~similar to AA sequence:cyanobase_aa:LBDG_54020), whose product is MADYTPQIRKLMRSHNLKTLRELRDRTGISEKQLLKLRRGELQQLRLETLTQFAARLGLSLADLLALFDLMPAIQKEYDRLKIQLSEQHETLLQEFQQSSLQTLEPWLIQWSAAAYAAQQNPQAPAVKLLPLVRPIEQLLQQWGIEQTAIVGSEIPYDPQQHQLMGGTAEAGDLVRVRYAGYRQYDRLLYRAKVSPI
- a CDS encoding putative transposaseS891/IS1136/IS1341 family protein (similar to AA sequence:cyanobase_aa:PCC8801_2046), with the protein product MLTRRITFRLYPKPVQEAKLFEWRRLHAYLYNSALADRKYSYQKQGESVDYFDQQNRLPAFKEVWAEYKELGSHALQATLKRVDFAFVRFFKGLGGYPRFKSIRNYSGWTYPCTSGWKAHTTGDNGYLKLSNLGQIQMRGKARQWGTPSTCTIVYKHGKWFASITVKCEPVRETGMGAVGIDFGCLTAAAMSDGTMIENPRFMATTQAKIKKASKQKRRKHSPNFKQKIKASKRWKKASKKVAKLQRKVANQRQDWVHKQASEIVSRNRLVATEKLNLKGMTAKAKKGKRKRQKTGLNRSILDVGMGMFRKALEYKLIEAGGVFVEVPTQKVKPSQTCPNCGHQEKKDLSQRVHQCVQCGCTEDRDIAAAKVMLNWALGLGTSLTNAEPPSSTSDTRSTGSLRQLGAKKRQKLLAVGEAETPRSACGGE
- a CDS encoding ferritin (similar to AA sequence:cyanobase_aa:LBDG_54040), which translates into the protein MRKINIGLSDEQRQGVCEMLNRDLADENLLLIKTKKYHWDVTGPEFRSLHEIWEEQYTILNEAIDQIAERVRQLGDYPIGTAAGFVEYSSIKEHTGEVPPSSKMVENLVEDHELIIRNLREHIDRCSEEFHDEGTADFLTGMMEQHEEMAWMLRSFIQGKRVESDNETPGEVKFPAGVAN
- a CDS encoding N-acetylglutamate synthase family acetyltransferase (similar to AA sequence:cyanobase_aa:LBDG_10330), which encodes MDCSHVQLCDRKSQIDLVQLQALFQVAAFWAGDRKTEDLAIAIKHSDPVISAWDGDRLIGFARATSDGVYRATIWDVVVHPDFQGAGLGRKLVQTVLSHPHVSKVERLYLMTTNQQEFYKRIGFEVNQTTTMVYFNQPLVLPPSPVEVECDIG
- a CDS encoding hypothetical protein (similar to AA sequence:cyanobase_aa:LBDG_10340), which codes for MSKSVPSKSRRIRRRSPVILIGILLIWSLILGWGLAQAVETPKNSAEIGTVDVVTGNLKLGQQAYLENCATCHIGIPPAAFPTQTWRELLRDPQHYGATLNPLEEPARSLVWTYLRTFSRQVVEGERIPFRFGESKAFKILHPRVELSRSVPLSSCVSCHPGANQYNFRKLTAQWENSP
- a CDS encoding hypothetical protein (hypothetical protein CYA_2182;~similar to AA sequence:cyanobase_aa:LBDG_53990); its protein translation is MNEMPLEQCYALLEVHPESSIADLDTAYSKKVMEKIQQGAKQEKVLLKAAYDRIREEIYRSTPSASPLVEQITKLLQQLDPEPFHVKLQADTIQIFFKTNSKADYADFIYQQLSGLELPEIKSIVIYGMRSTKSVIWKKQFEIDAISEDDCNPYSFKNRYILLLAFPVAICTSVLFQSLGFTRVLLFPFQLWVHEVGHAVVAWFSGRRAIPLPFGWTNVALERSLFVYFGILFLLGLLFYAGWKEKKRSTMIFAVICTILQFVMTWIQSAYHFEMWLSFGGIGGEFYLSALMIAGFYFQLPNYWRWDFWRYPFIIVGANTFWAAFSRWQQIKKGTESIPWGSLLFGDGDAGGDMNQLSEVYNWSDQKIIGTYNALGSTCFIILISLYIFFAIKHRRWIIDRISSKPL